In one Streptomyces sp. T12 genomic region, the following are encoded:
- a CDS encoding sugar ABC transporter permease yields the protein MSTATPPEIKDDRPVTPQVLASSRLRPRGRGENSRATSLVSHGILIVASLIALFPVAWLVFLSLGPDKDDYLHPGGIWSKMSLANYSFVLKETKFFDWLLTTAVVTLGTTLIGVIIAATTGYAVSRMRFPGYKKFMWVLLVTQMFPVAVLMVPMYQILSDLQLIDTYPGLILVYCSTVVPYCAWLMKGYFDTIPFEIDEAGRVDGLTPFGTFARLILPLAKPGLAVAAFYSFLTAFGEVAFASTFMLSDTKYTFAVGLQTFVSEHDAQRNLMAATAVLIAIPISAFFYFVQKNLVTGLTSGGTKG from the coding sequence ATGAGCACCGCAACGCCCCCTGAGATCAAGGACGACCGCCCAGTGACCCCGCAGGTCCTCGCCTCCTCCCGACTGCGCCCGCGCGGCCGCGGCGAGAACAGCCGCGCCACGTCCCTCGTCTCCCACGGCATCCTGATCGTCGCGAGCCTGATCGCGCTCTTCCCGGTGGCCTGGCTGGTCTTCCTGTCCCTCGGCCCGGACAAGGACGACTACCTCCACCCGGGTGGCATCTGGAGCAAGATGTCGCTCGCCAACTACTCCTTCGTGCTGAAGGAGACGAAGTTCTTCGACTGGCTGCTGACCACGGCCGTCGTCACGCTCGGCACCACGCTCATCGGCGTGATCATCGCCGCCACCACCGGCTACGCGGTCTCGCGGATGCGTTTCCCCGGCTACAAGAAGTTCATGTGGGTCCTGCTGGTGACCCAGATGTTCCCGGTGGCCGTCCTCATGGTGCCGATGTACCAGATCCTGTCGGACCTGCAGCTTATCGACACCTACCCCGGTCTGATCCTCGTCTACTGCTCCACCGTCGTCCCGTACTGCGCGTGGCTGATGAAGGGGTACTTCGACACGATCCCGTTCGAGATCGACGAGGCGGGGCGCGTCGACGGGCTGACCCCCTTCGGCACCTTCGCGCGACTGATCCTGCCGCTCGCCAAGCCGGGCCTGGCGGTCGCCGCGTTCTACAGCTTCCTCACGGCCTTCGGCGAGGTGGCGTTCGCGTCGACGTTCATGCTGTCCGACACGAAGTACACCTTCGCCGTCGGTCTGCAGACCTTCGTCAGCGAGCACGACGCGCAGCGCAACCTCATGGCCGCCACCGCGGTGCTGATCGCCATACCGATCTCCGCGTTCTTCTACTTCGTGCAGAAGAACCTGGTGACCGGGCTCACCTCGGGCGGAACGAAGGGCTGA
- a CDS encoding phosphatase PAP2 family protein translates to MGDTTVTTLEGREAAVPHPVADDADETGRGPLRRVRTPRRPRLWFEVLLIAVSYWTYSLIRNAVPEQRAEALSNADWLWKLEHHLGIAVEESVNHTVNSVTWLIVGMNYYYATLHFIVTLAVLVWLYRSHPGRYAATRLVLFATTGVALVGYYLYPLAPPRLMTDGGFIDTVMVHDTWGSMASGDLKNMSNQYAAMPSMHIGWSVWSGLTIFALARIPWVRVLGLLYPTVTLLVIVATANHFWLDAVGGILCLAFGYTVAWLWYGALPHALPRRVAPPRTHAHPPTASTGRAAGCPPPAAGVNTQHLLRGGDRPTEDGHPPALPRPTRKP, encoded by the coding sequence ATGGGTGACACCACCGTGACGACACTGGAAGGCCGGGAAGCGGCCGTTCCGCACCCCGTCGCGGACGACGCGGACGAAACGGGGCGGGGTCCCCTGCGCCGTGTGCGCACCCCGCGCCGCCCCCGCCTCTGGTTCGAGGTTCTGCTGATCGCGGTGAGTTACTGGACGTACTCACTGATCCGCAACGCGGTACCGGAACAGAGGGCCGAGGCGCTCAGCAACGCCGACTGGCTCTGGAAGCTGGAGCACCACCTCGGCATCGCCGTCGAGGAGTCGGTCAACCACACCGTGAACTCGGTGACTTGGCTCATCGTCGGCATGAACTACTACTACGCGACGTTGCACTTCATCGTCACCCTGGCCGTCCTGGTCTGGCTGTACCGCAGCCACCCCGGCCGCTACGCGGCGACCCGCCTGGTCCTGTTCGCCACCACAGGTGTGGCCCTGGTCGGTTACTACCTGTATCCGCTCGCTCCCCCACGGCTGATGACCGACGGCGGCTTCATCGACACGGTGATGGTCCACGACACCTGGGGTTCGATGGCCTCGGGCGACCTGAAGAACATGTCGAACCAGTACGCCGCGATGCCGTCGATGCACATCGGCTGGTCCGTCTGGTCCGGCCTGACGATCTTCGCCCTGGCGAGGATCCCCTGGGTACGCGTCCTGGGCCTGCTGTACCCCACGGTGACCCTGCTGGTGATCGTCGCGACGGCCAACCACTTCTGGCTGGACGCGGTGGGCGGCATCCTGTGCCTGGCGTTCGGCTACACGGTGGCGTGGCTCTGGTACGGAGCGCTGCCGCACGCACTGCCAAGGCGAGTGGCGCCACCACGCACGCATGCGCACCCGCCCACGGCGAGCACGGGACGTGCCGCGGGGTGTCCGCCCCCAGCGGCAGGCGTCAACACACAGCACCTCTTGAGAGGCGGCGACCGCCCGACCGAGGACGGACACCCCCCGGCGCTGCCCCGCCCCACCCGCAAACCGTAG
- a CDS encoding LacI family DNA-binding transcriptional regulator, with translation MTTRLADIAAQAGVSEATVSRVLNGKPGVAATTRQSVLAALDVLGYERPVRLRQRSEGLVGLITPELENPIFPALAQVIGQALTRQGYTPVLATQTPGGSTEDELTEMLVDRGVAGIIYVSGLHADTTADMQRYERLRAQGVPFVLVDGFSPKVQAPFISPDDRAAMSLSVTHLVSLGHTRIGLALGPKRFVPVQRKIEGFVRTMQEQLSLPANVIETELIQHSLYTLEGGQAAATALIDRDCTAVVCASDMMALGAIRAARQRGLEVPKDVSVVGFDDSPLIAFTDPPLTTVRKPVPAMGQAAVRTLLEEIGGTPAPHSEFVFMPELVVRGSTASAPGNRNHH, from the coding sequence GTGACCACACGGCTTGCCGACATCGCTGCTCAGGCGGGGGTGAGCGAAGCGACCGTCAGCCGAGTCCTCAACGGCAAGCCGGGCGTCGCCGCCACCACCCGCCAGTCCGTGCTGGCCGCACTCGACGTGCTCGGCTACGAGCGCCCGGTGCGGTTGCGGCAACGAAGCGAGGGCCTGGTGGGCCTGATCACCCCGGAGCTGGAGAACCCGATATTCCCGGCGTTGGCGCAGGTCATCGGCCAGGCGCTGACCAGGCAGGGCTACACCCCCGTACTGGCCACCCAGACTCCCGGCGGCTCGACCGAGGACGAACTCACGGAGATGCTCGTCGACCGCGGGGTCGCCGGCATCATCTACGTCTCAGGGCTGCACGCGGACACCACGGCCGACATGCAGCGCTACGAGCGCCTGCGCGCCCAGGGCGTCCCCTTCGTCCTGGTCGACGGCTTCTCCCCCAAGGTCCAGGCACCCTTCATCTCCCCCGACGACCGCGCCGCGATGAGCCTGTCGGTCACGCACCTGGTCTCCCTGGGCCACACCCGCATCGGCCTCGCGCTCGGCCCCAAGCGCTTCGTTCCGGTCCAGCGCAAGATCGAGGGCTTCGTCCGCACGATGCAGGAGCAGCTCAGCCTGCCGGCGAACGTCATAGAAACAGAACTGATCCAGCACTCCCTGTACACGCTGGAGGGCGGACAGGCCGCCGCCACGGCCCTCATCGACCGCGACTGCACCGCGGTCGTCTGCGCCAGCGACATGATGGCGCTCGGCGCGATACGGGCGGCCCGGCAGCGCGGCCTGGAGGTCCCGAAGGACGTCTCGGTCGTCGGCTTCGACGACTCCCCGCTGATCGCCTTCACCGACCCGCCCCTCACCACCGTCCGCAAGCCGGTCCCGGCGATGGGCCAGGCCGCGGTACGCACGCTGCTGGAGGAGATCGGCGGGACTCCGGCGCCCCACAGCGAGTTCGTGTTCATGCCGGAGCTGGTGGTGCGCGGTTCGACGGCTTCGGCCCCAGGGAACAGAAACCATCACTAA
- a CDS encoding VOC family protein — protein MDFTLEVIPLPVSDIDRARDFYRDKVGFHVDIDQEVMPGMRIVQLTPPGSGCSIALGDSIWELTKGATTPKPGSYQGLQLCVADIKAAHAELVERGLEVSEPVQYSPDDGATFMYFTDPDGNGWSIQEYRRRATDPLHRLLADLAAKRQQAR, from the coding sequence ATGGACTTCACGCTCGAAGTGATCCCGCTGCCCGTGAGCGACATCGACCGGGCCCGCGACTTCTACCGGGACAAGGTCGGCTTCCACGTCGACATCGACCAGGAAGTGATGCCCGGCATGCGCATCGTCCAGCTCACGCCTCCGGGCTCGGGCTGTTCGATCGCGCTCGGCGACAGCATCTGGGAACTGACCAAGGGCGCGACCACGCCCAAGCCCGGCTCCTACCAGGGCCTCCAGCTGTGCGTCGCCGACATCAAGGCGGCCCACGCGGAGCTGGTGGAGCGCGGCCTTGAGGTGTCGGAGCCGGTCCAGTACTCCCCCGACGACGGCGCGACGTTCATGTACTTCACGGACCCGGACGGCAACGGCTGGTCGATCCAGGAGTACCGGCGCAGGGCAACCGACCCCCTGCACAGGCTCCTGGCGGATCTGGCCGCCAAGCGGCAGCAGGCGCGGTAG
- a CDS encoding bifunctional [glutamine synthetase] adenylyltransferase/[glutamine synthetase]-adenylyl-L-tyrosine phosphorylase, with amino-acid sequence MTAPGRRSSTFSRLLRHGFTDPSAAERLLDSAEVAPIRNDPVLLEALGATADPDLALHGLVRLLEAQPGPAAQRELLDTVIAAKPLRDRLLGVLGASAALADHLARHPSDWQALVMYEPRDLHPEVEEFESGLAEATDPVSLRVAYRRCLLSIAARDVCGTTDVAQTAAELADLATATLRAALAIARAAAPQDAAQCRLAVIAMGKCGGHELNYVSDVDVIFVGESADGADEGKALRSATKLASHMMRICSETTVEGSIWPVDANLRPEGRNGPLVRTLSSHLAYYQRWAKTWEFQALLKAHPVAGDIELGEEYVAALEPLVWKAAERENFVADVQKMRRRVVENIPVAELDRQLKLGPGGLRDVEFAVQLLQLVHGRDDASLRSGTTLDALRALAAGGYVGRADAAQLDAAYRFLRSMEHRIQLYRLRRTHLVPEDDADLRRIGRSLGLRADPVAELNREWKRHASAVRRLHEKLFYRPLLDAVAQLAPGEARLSAEAARERMVALGYADPASALRHLEALASGVTRKAAIQRTLLPVLLGWFADSADPDAGLLNFRKVSDALGKTPWYLRLLRDEGAAAENLARVLSAGRLAPDLLMRAPEAVALLGDGDGGTGHLEPRSRSHLEQEILAGVGRAAGAVQGVTAARGVRRRELFRTAAADIVDSYGTETKPAEADQGALVDRVGAAVSDLTAATLAGTLRAVVREGWGDTLPTRFAIIGMGRFGGHELGYGSDADVLFVHEPREGVEEQEAAQAANRVVAEMRRLLQIPSSDPPLLIDADLRPEGKSGPLVRTLNSYEAYYRRWSLVWESQALLRAEAVAGDEDLGRRFIDLIAPLRYPAEGLGEDAVREIRRLKARMESERLPRGTDPKLHTKLGPGGLSDVEWTVQLLQLQHGWAEPGLRTTRTRDALAAACAAGLIPAEEAAILDEAWVLATRVRNAVMLVRGRAGDTFPSDPRELAAVGRYLGCEPGHVGDMLDAYRRTARRARSVVEELFYGA; translated from the coding sequence ATGACGGCGCCGGGGCGCAGGAGCAGTACCTTCAGCCGGCTGCTGCGGCACGGATTCACCGACCCCTCGGCCGCCGAGCGGCTCCTGGACAGCGCCGAGGTCGCGCCGATCAGGAACGACCCGGTGCTGCTGGAGGCCCTGGGCGCCACCGCGGACCCGGACCTCGCCCTGCACGGTCTCGTCCGGCTGCTCGAGGCACAGCCCGGCCCCGCCGCCCAGCGGGAACTGCTCGACACGGTGATAGCGGCCAAGCCCCTGCGCGACCGGCTGCTCGGCGTGCTCGGCGCCTCCGCCGCGCTCGCCGACCACCTCGCCCGGCATCCGAGCGACTGGCAGGCGCTGGTCATGTACGAGCCGCGGGATCTGCACCCCGAGGTGGAGGAGTTCGAGAGTGGCCTCGCCGAGGCCACCGACCCGGTGTCGCTGCGCGTCGCCTACCGGCGCTGTCTGCTGTCCATCGCCGCGCGTGACGTGTGCGGCACCACGGACGTGGCCCAGACGGCCGCCGAACTCGCCGACCTCGCCACCGCGACCCTGCGCGCGGCGCTCGCCATCGCCCGCGCGGCCGCCCCGCAGGACGCCGCGCAGTGCCGGCTCGCGGTGATCGCGATGGGCAAGTGCGGAGGCCACGAGCTGAACTACGTCTCCGACGTCGACGTGATCTTCGTGGGGGAGTCCGCCGACGGCGCCGACGAGGGCAAGGCGCTGCGGTCCGCCACCAAGCTCGCCTCGCACATGATGCGGATCTGCTCCGAGACCACCGTCGAGGGCTCGATCTGGCCGGTGGACGCCAATCTGCGCCCCGAGGGCAGGAACGGCCCTCTGGTGCGCACGCTCAGCAGCCACCTCGCCTACTACCAGCGCTGGGCCAAGACCTGGGAGTTCCAGGCGCTGCTCAAGGCCCACCCGGTGGCGGGCGACATCGAGCTGGGCGAGGAGTACGTCGCCGCGCTGGAGCCCCTGGTCTGGAAGGCCGCCGAGCGGGAGAACTTCGTCGCCGACGTGCAGAAGATGCGCCGCCGGGTCGTCGAGAACATCCCCGTGGCCGAGCTGGACCGCCAGCTCAAGCTCGGCCCGGGAGGCCTGCGCGACGTCGAATTCGCCGTGCAGCTGCTGCAGTTGGTGCACGGCCGGGACGACGCTTCCCTGCGCAGCGGCACCACCCTGGACGCCCTGCGCGCGCTAGCCGCCGGCGGCTACGTCGGCCGTGCGGACGCCGCGCAGCTGGACGCCGCCTACCGCTTCCTGCGCTCCATGGAGCACCGCATCCAGCTCTACCGGCTGCGCCGGACGCACTTGGTGCCCGAGGACGACGCCGATCTGCGGCGCATCGGCCGCTCCCTCGGCCTGCGCGCCGACCCGGTCGCCGAGCTGAACCGCGAATGGAAACGGCACGCGAGCGCCGTACGACGACTGCACGAGAAGCTCTTCTACCGTCCGTTGCTCGACGCGGTCGCCCAACTCGCCCCGGGCGAGGCGCGGTTGAGTGCCGAGGCGGCACGGGAGCGGATGGTCGCCCTCGGGTACGCCGATCCCGCCTCCGCGTTGCGCCACCTGGAGGCGCTGGCCTCCGGCGTCACCCGCAAGGCGGCGATCCAACGCACCCTGCTGCCGGTGCTGTTGGGCTGGTTCGCGGACTCGGCGGACCCGGACGCGGGCCTGCTGAACTTCCGCAAGGTGTCGGACGCGCTCGGCAAGACCCCTTGGTATCTGCGGCTGTTGCGGGACGAGGGCGCCGCCGCCGAGAACCTCGCCCGCGTCCTGTCGGCGGGCCGCCTCGCCCCCGACCTGCTGATGCGGGCACCGGAGGCGGTGGCGCTGCTCGGTGACGGCGACGGCGGCACCGGTCATCTGGAACCGCGCTCGCGCAGCCACCTGGAGCAGGAGATCCTCGCCGGGGTGGGCCGCGCGGCCGGTGCCGTACAGGGGGTCACGGCGGCACGCGGCGTGCGGCGGCGCGAGCTGTTCCGTACGGCCGCCGCCGACATCGTCGACTCCTACGGCACCGAGACGAAGCCGGCCGAGGCCGACCAGGGCGCTCTCGTGGACCGCGTCGGCGCGGCGGTGTCGGACCTGACGGCGGCGACGCTCGCGGGCACGCTCCGGGCCGTCGTCCGCGAGGGCTGGGGCGACACCCTGCCCACCCGTTTCGCGATCATCGGCATGGGCCGCTTCGGCGGGCACGAACTGGGCTACGGCAGTGACGCGGACGTCCTGTTCGTGCACGAGCCGCGGGAAGGCGTGGAGGAGCAGGAGGCCGCGCAGGCCGCGAACCGGGTGGTCGCGGAGATGCGCCGACTGCTCCAGATCCCGAGCTCGGATCCGCCCCTGCTGATCGACGCCGACCTGCGGCCGGAGGGCAAGTCGGGTCCGCTGGTGCGCACGCTGAACTCGTACGAGGCGTATTACCGCCGCTGGTCCCTGGTCTGGGAGTCGCAGGCGCTGCTGCGGGCCGAGGCGGTGGCCGGGGACGAGGACCTGGGGCGCCGCTTCATCGACCTGATCGCCCCCCTGCGCTACCCCGCGGAGGGTCTCGGCGAGGACGCCGTGCGCGAGATCCGCCGGCTGAAGGCCCGCATGGAGTCCGAGCGCCTGCCGCGCGGCACCGACCCCAAGCTGCACACCAAACTCGGTCCCGGCGGGCTCTCCGACGTCGAGTGGACCGTCCAGCTCCTCCAGCTTCAGCACGGCTGGGCCGAGCCGGGCCTGCGGACGACGCGGACGCGGGACGCCCTCGCCGCCGCGTGTGCGGCCGGGCTCATCCCGGCCGAGGAGGCGGCGATCCTGGACGAGGCGTGGGTGCTGGCGACGCGGGTCCGCAACGCCGTGATGCTCGTGCGGGGGCGGGCCGGCGACACCTTCCCCTCGGACCCCCGGGAGCTGGCGGCGGTGGGGCGCTATCTGGGGTGCGAGCCCGGTCACGTGGGCGACATGCTCGACGCCTACCGGCGCACGGCGCGTCGGGCGCGGAGCGTGGTGGAGGAGCTGTTCTACGGGGCGTGA
- a CDS encoding carbohydrate ABC transporter permease codes for MTVAIDRATGKRRGDRAPRPGLGQRLKHGYQKHWYAYAMIAPVVIVLGVLVIYPLVYGFYLTLTDANSLNSARTIGVNHIDATYKFIGLDNYADILWGETAYDRFWSHFIWTIVWTALCVTLHYTIGLGLALLLNQKLRGRTLYRLILILPWAVPTFVTVFGWRFMLADGGIINSFLETLHLPTPLWLEDTFWQRFAAIMVNTWCGVPFMMLSLLGGLQSIDSSLYEASEMDGASKWQQFRYVTLPGLRSVSSTVVLLGIIWTFNQFAIIFLLFGDTAPDAQILVTWAYYLGFGQQPRDFAQSAAYGILLLAILIVFTSFYRRWLNRNDQQLAI; via the coding sequence ATGACAGTCGCCATCGACCGCGCGACCGGCAAGCGCCGCGGTGACCGCGCGCCGCGCCCCGGGCTGGGCCAGCGCCTCAAGCACGGCTACCAGAAGCACTGGTACGCCTACGCGATGATCGCCCCGGTGGTGATCGTCCTCGGCGTCCTCGTGATCTACCCCCTGGTGTACGGCTTCTACCTCACCCTCACCGACGCCAACAGCCTCAACAGCGCCCGCACGATCGGCGTCAACCACATCGACGCCACCTACAAGTTCATCGGCCTCGACAACTACGCCGACATCCTGTGGGGCGAGACGGCGTACGATCGCTTCTGGTCGCACTTCATCTGGACGATCGTCTGGACCGCGCTCTGCGTCACCCTGCACTACACCATCGGCCTCGGCCTCGCCCTGCTGCTCAACCAGAAGCTGCGCGGCCGCACCCTGTACCGGCTGATCCTGATCCTGCCGTGGGCCGTGCCGACCTTCGTCACCGTCTTCGGCTGGCGGTTCATGCTCGCCGACGGCGGCATCATCAACTCGTTCCTGGAGACGCTCCACCTGCCGACGCCGCTGTGGCTGGAGGACACCTTCTGGCAGCGGTTCGCCGCGATCATGGTGAACACCTGGTGCGGTGTGCCGTTCATGATGCTCTCGCTGCTCGGCGGGCTGCAGTCCATCGACTCCTCGCTGTACGAGGCCTCGGAGATGGACGGCGCCAGCAAGTGGCAGCAGTTCCGCTACGTCACCCTGCCGGGCCTCAGGTCCGTCAGCTCCACCGTCGTACTTCTCGGCATCATCTGGACCTTCAACCAGTTCGCCATCATCTTCCTGCTGTTCGGCGACACCGCCCCCGACGCGCAGATCCTCGTCACCTGGGCCTACTACCTCGGCTTCGGACAGCAGCCGCGCGACTTCGCGCAGTCGGCCGCCTACGGCATCCTGCTGCTGGCCATCCTGATCGTCTTCACCTCCTTCTACCGCCGCTGGCTGAACCGCAACGACCAGCAGCTCGCGATCTGA
- a CDS encoding extracellular solute-binding protein yields the protein MRRGIAATALVASLALAATACGGDDSSSDSSGPVTITWWDTSNATNEAPTYQALVKEFEAANKDIKVKYVNVPFDQAQNKFDTAAGSKGAPDVLRSEVGWTPAFAKKGFFAPLDGTEALADQAKFKSNLIEQAKYEGKTYGVPFTTDTLAFVYNKDLFKKAGVEAPKTWDDLKKAAATIKDKTGVDGYWGSTQAYYAQTFLYGEGTDTVDADAKKITVSSAAAKKGYGTWLSLFDGKGLHKADTTADAYAHIQEAFVNGKVAAIMQGPWEITNFYKGSAFKDKANLGIATVPAGSSGKAGAPTGGHNLSVYAGSDEAHQKAALKFVNFMTSAKAQETIALKNNTLPTRDDAYTAEVKADPGIAGYQTVLSSAQPRPALPEYSSLWGPLDTELLKVAGGKESLDKGLSNAEVAIAKLVPDFSK from the coding sequence ATGCGGCGTGGCATAGCGGCCACCGCGCTGGTGGCGTCCCTCGCTCTCGCGGCGACGGCTTGCGGCGGGGACGACAGCAGCAGCGACTCGAGCGGGCCGGTCACCATCACCTGGTGGGACACCTCCAACGCCACCAACGAGGCGCCGACGTACCAGGCCTTGGTCAAGGAGTTCGAGGCCGCCAACAAGGACATCAAGGTCAAGTACGTCAACGTCCCCTTCGACCAGGCGCAGAACAAGTTCGACACGGCCGCCGGCTCCAAGGGCGCCCCGGACGTGCTGCGCTCCGAGGTCGGCTGGACGCCCGCCTTCGCCAAGAAGGGCTTCTTCGCGCCGCTGGACGGCACCGAGGCCCTCGCCGACCAGGCCAAGTTCAAGTCCAACCTCATCGAGCAGGCCAAGTACGAGGGCAAGACGTACGGCGTCCCGTTCACCACGGACACCCTCGCCTTCGTCTACAACAAGGACCTGTTCAAGAAGGCCGGCGTCGAGGCCCCCAAGACCTGGGACGACCTGAAGAAGGCCGCCGCCACGATCAAGGACAAGACCGGCGTCGACGGCTACTGGGGCTCCACCCAGGCCTACTACGCCCAGACGTTCCTCTACGGCGAGGGCACCGACACCGTCGACGCCGACGCCAAGAAGATCACCGTCAGCTCGGCCGCCGCCAAGAAGGGCTACGGCACCTGGCTGAGCCTCTTCGACGGCAAGGGCCTGCACAAGGCCGACACCACCGCCGACGCCTACGCCCACATCCAGGAGGCGTTCGTCAACGGCAAGGTCGCCGCGATCATGCAGGGTCCGTGGGAGATCACCAACTTCTACAAGGGCTCGGCGTTCAAGGACAAGGCCAACCTCGGCATCGCCACCGTCCCGGCCGGCTCCTCCGGCAAGGCGGGCGCCCCGACCGGCGGCCACAACCTCTCCGTGTACGCCGGATCCGACGAGGCGCACCAGAAGGCCGCGCTGAAGTTCGTGAACTTCATGACCTCGGCGAAGGCCCAGGAGACCATCGCGCTGAAGAACAACACGCTGCCGACCCGCGACGACGCCTACACCGCCGAGGTCAAGGCCGACCCGGGCATCGCCGGCTACCAGACCGTGCTGTCCTCCGCCCAGCCGCGCCCGGCCCTGCCCGAGTACAGCTCCCTGTGGGGCCCGCTGGACACCGAGCTGCTGAAGGTCGCCGGGGGCAAGGAGTCCCTGGACAAGGGCCTGAGCAACGCCGAAGTCGCCATCGCCAAGCTGGTCCCGGACTTCAGCAAGTGA
- a CDS encoding glycoside hydrolase family 13 protein, translating to MSQHSAAPAPTPTSAAAVATVAKRRDWWRDAVIYQVYPRSFADSNGDGMGDLEGVRSRLPYLRDLGVDAVWLSPFYASPQADAGYDVADYRAVDPMFGNLLDADALIRDAHGLGLRIIVDLVPNHSSDQHEWFKRAVADGPGSPLRDRYHFRPGKGTDGELPPNDWESIFGGPAWTRVTEPDGTPGEWYLHLFAPEQPDFNWEHPAVGDEFRSILRFWLDIGVDGFRIDVAHGLVKAEGLPDLGSHDQVKLLGNDVMPFFDQDGVHAIYRQWRTILDEYAGERIFVAEAWTPTVERTANYVRPDELHQAFNFQYLSTDWDAAELREVVDRTLEAMRPVGAPATWVLSNHDVTRHATRFANPPGLGTQIRTAGDRALGLRRARAATLLMLALPGSAYVYQGEELGLPDVVDLPDEVRQDPAYFRGEGQDGFRDGCRVPIPWTREGSSYGFGAGGSWLPQPEGWGELSIEAQTGDPDSTLELYRSALAVRREQPDLGAGESVEWLRAPEGVLAFRRGEFVCVANTSGESVTLPSHGRVLLTSGEITEADGETKVPADTTVWWTTA from the coding sequence ATGAGCCAGCACTCCGCAGCCCCGGCCCCGACCCCCACCTCCGCAGCGGCCGTCGCCACCGTCGCCAAGCGCCGTGACTGGTGGCGGGACGCGGTGATCTACCAGGTCTATCCGCGCAGCTTCGCCGACAGCAACGGCGACGGCATGGGCGACCTGGAAGGCGTACGCTCCCGCCTGCCGTACCTGCGCGACCTCGGTGTGGACGCCGTGTGGCTCAGCCCCTTCTACGCCTCCCCGCAGGCCGACGCCGGCTACGACGTCGCCGACTACCGGGCCGTCGACCCCATGTTCGGCAACCTGCTCGACGCGGACGCGCTGATCCGCGACGCCCACGGGCTGGGGCTCAGGATCATCGTCGACCTGGTCCCCAACCACTCCTCCGACCAGCACGAATGGTTCAAGCGGGCGGTCGCGGACGGCCCCGGCTCCCCGCTGCGGGACCGCTACCACTTCCGCCCCGGCAAGGGCACGGACGGCGAACTGCCGCCCAACGACTGGGAGTCCATCTTCGGCGGCCCGGCGTGGACGCGGGTCACCGAGCCCGACGGCACGCCCGGCGAGTGGTACCTGCACCTCTTCGCCCCCGAGCAGCCCGACTTCAACTGGGAGCACCCGGCGGTGGGCGACGAGTTCCGCTCGATCCTCCGGTTCTGGCTGGACATCGGCGTCGACGGCTTCCGTATCGACGTGGCCCACGGCCTGGTGAAGGCGGAGGGGCTGCCGGACCTCGGATCCCACGATCAGGTCAAGCTGCTGGGCAACGATGTCATGCCGTTCTTCGACCAGGACGGCGTGCACGCCATCTACCGCCAGTGGCGCACGATCCTCGACGAGTACGCGGGCGAGCGCATCTTCGTCGCGGAGGCGTGGACCCCGACCGTCGAGCGCACCGCGAACTACGTCCGCCCGGACGAACTCCACCAGGCCTTCAACTTCCAGTACCTGTCGACGGACTGGGACGCCGCCGAGCTCCGCGAGGTCGTCGACCGCACCCTGGAGGCGATGCGCCCGGTCGGCGCCCCGGCGACGTGGGTTCTGTCCAACCACGACGTCACCCGCCACGCGACGCGCTTCGCCAACCCGCCCGGCCTCGGCACCCAGATCCGCACGGCCGGCGACCGCGCCCTGGGCCTGCGCCGCGCCCGCGCCGCCACCCTCCTCATGCTCGCGCTGCCGGGTTCGGCGTACGTCTACCAGGGCGAGGAGCTGGGCCTGCCGGACGTCGTCGACCTCCCCGACGAGGTCCGCCAGGACCCGGCGTACTTCCGGGGCGAGGGCCAGGACGGCTTCCGCGACGGCTGCCGCGTCCCGATCCCGTGGACGCGCGAGGGCTCGTCGTACGGCTTCGGCGCCGGCGGCAGCTGGCTGCCGCAGCCGGAGGGCTGGGGCGAGCTGAGCATCGAGGCGCAGACCGGCGACCCCGACTCCACCCTGGAGCTGTACCGCTCCGCGCTCGCCGTCCGCCGTGAGCAGCCCGACCTCGGCGCCGGCGAGTCGGTGGAGTGGCTGCGCGCACCCGAGGGCGTCCTGGCCTTCCGCCGCGGCGAGTTCGTCTGCGTCGCCAACACGAGCGGCGAGTCCGTGACGCTCCCGTCCCACGGCCGCGTGCTGCTCACCAGCGGCGAGATCACCGAGGCGGACGGCGAGACGAAGGTGCCGGCGGACACGACGGTGTGGTGGACGACGGCCTGA